A DNA window from Mucilaginibacter xinganensis contains the following coding sequences:
- the moaA gene encoding GTP 3',8-cyclase MoaA: protein MLTDNHGRKINYLRLAVTDRCNLRCFYCMPEEGLNWLSRKQLMTYEEMQQTCALLVEMGIEKIRITGGEPFVRKDIMKLLTALSELPGLKELTLTTNGVLTAPHVAQLKKIGVKSVNLSLDTLDAGRFFSITKRDEFSNVMDTLNGLLEHDIEVKINAVVMDGKNTQDIIPLVELTKDLPVSVRFIEEMPFNGDGHVYTGLKWDYVRILDEIKNTYTDLKKLDDPQYSTSYNYQVPGHKGSIGIIAAYSRTFCGSCNRIRITPEGELKTCLYDNGVMNIKDQLRLGVTESDLKMMLLKTFNSRAKDGWEAEHLRAANQGVHESMATIGG from the coding sequence TTGTTAACAGATAATCACGGACGAAAAATAAACTACCTGCGGCTTGCGGTAACTGACCGGTGCAACTTGCGTTGTTTTTATTGCATGCCCGAAGAGGGTTTAAACTGGTTAAGTCGCAAACAACTCATGACCTATGAAGAAATGCAGCAAACCTGTGCTTTGCTGGTTGAAATGGGGATTGAAAAAATAAGAATAACCGGTGGCGAACCATTTGTGCGGAAAGATATCATGAAATTATTGACAGCACTTTCTGAACTGCCGGGATTAAAGGAACTTACATTAACCACCAACGGCGTTTTAACTGCGCCGCATGTGGCGCAGTTGAAAAAGATAGGGGTAAAATCGGTTAATTTAAGTTTGGATACGCTGGATGCGGGCCGTTTTTTTAGCATTACCAAGCGGGATGAATTTTCGAATGTGATGGATACCCTTAACGGGCTTTTGGAGCACGATATTGAGGTTAAGATAAACGCGGTGGTGATGGACGGAAAAAACACGCAGGATATTATTCCGTTAGTTGAATTGACGAAAGACTTGCCTGTTAGCGTGCGCTTTATTGAAGAAATGCCCTTTAACGGCGACGGCCATGTTTATACAGGTTTAAAATGGGATTATGTGCGCATTCTTGATGAAATAAAAAACACTTACACGGATTTGAAAAAACTTGATGATCCGCAGTATTCAACTTCATACAATTACCAGGTACCGGGGCACAAAGGCAGCATTGGAATAATTGCAGCATATTCACGTACATTTTGCGGAAGCTGTAACCGGATCCGCATTACACCTGAGGGGGAATTGAAAACCTGTTTGTATGACAATGGGGTTATGAATATTAAAGACCAGCTGCGGCTGGGCGTTACTGAAAGCGATTTAAAAATGATGCTTTTAAAAACGTTTAATAGCAGGGCGAAGGATGGCTGGGAAGCGGAACACCTGAGGGCTGCAAACCAGGGTGTGCATGAATCAATGGCCACAATAGGTGGTTAA
- a CDS encoding XdhC family protein, whose product MKELQDIVNAFDKAAGAGKQTALATVVLVEGSSYRRAGARMLVTEDGQLTGAISGGCLEGDALRKARLVMAQNKPMLVTYDTTDDDDAKLGVGLGCNGIIHILIEPLFPENPNSPINLFRLFLSKRQPVVLITVFSLNNRQATQPGTCLLMKADKQTRGAIPDDEIKEAVLGDAKEVLKKGNSVTKTYVYGNGYTCFIELLQPAVALILFGAGNDAIPMVEMASVLGWQVTLVDGRANYAVSARFPLARKIIIAKPDQALLQLRFDERTVVVLMTHNYNYDMAMLRQLLPLQLSYVASLGPKKRLQRMLNELQDEGLAISAEQLRSIYGPAGIDIGSENADEIALSIIAEIQAVLNKRKVNSLRDKIAVHNRETTVVTENNL is encoded by the coding sequence TTGAAAGAATTACAGGACATAGTAAACGCATTTGATAAAGCAGCCGGTGCCGGTAAGCAAACAGCATTGGCTACCGTTGTTTTGGTTGAAGGCTCGTCTTACCGGCGGGCCGGCGCCCGGATGCTGGTTACCGAGGACGGCCAGCTTACCGGGGCAATAAGCGGCGGATGCCTGGAAGGCGACGCGCTGCGAAAGGCACGGTTGGTTATGGCACAAAATAAACCGATGCTGGTTACTTATGACACTACGGACGACGACGACGCCAAATTGGGGGTTGGGCTTGGTTGTAACGGCATTATACACATCCTGATAGAACCGCTGTTTCCTGAAAACCCAAATTCGCCGATCAATTTATTCCGGCTGTTTTTAAGCAAAAGACAACCCGTAGTACTGATAACCGTGTTTTCATTAAATAACAGGCAGGCAACCCAGCCCGGCACCTGCCTGCTGATGAAGGCAGATAAACAAACCCGGGGAGCAATTCCTGATGATGAGATAAAGGAAGCTGTGCTTGGCGATGCAAAAGAAGTGCTCAAAAAAGGCAATTCGGTAACTAAAACCTATGTTTACGGCAACGGCTATACCTGTTTTATTGAACTGCTGCAACCTGCCGTTGCACTGATATTATTTGGTGCCGGCAATGATGCCATTCCAATGGTTGAAATGGCTTCGGTTTTGGGCTGGCAGGTAACTTTGGTTGACGGGCGCGCAAATTATGCGGTTTCAGCACGTTTTCCGCTAGCCAGGAAGATCATTATAGCCAAACCAGACCAGGCACTTTTGCAGCTTAGGTTTGACGAACGTACGGTTGTTGTGCTAATGACCCATAATTACAATTACGATATGGCGATGTTACGCCAGCTGTTGCCGCTGCAATTATCTTACGTGGCATCGCTTGGCCCTAAAAAAAGACTGCAAAGAATGTTGAATGAGTTGCAGGATGAAGGCCTGGCTATTTCAGCTGAGCAGTTAAGAAGCATTTACGGGCCGGCTGGGATTGATATAGGCTCCGAAAACGCTGATGAAATTGCTTTATCTATCATTGCTGAAATACAGGCTGTATTAAATAAAAGGAAAGTAAATTCTTTAAGAGATAAAATTGCTGTGCATAACCGTGAGACTACGGTGGTTACTGAAAATAATCTTTAA
- a CDS encoding molybdopterin molybdotransferase MoeA produces MITVEEAEKVILAQAADYGAEIIPFELSLGRVLAENIKADRDLPPFNRVTMDGIAVNYNAIEDGVCTFKIKATQAAGDEPVDIEEQDECIEIMTGAMLPGSVDTIIRYEDLSLRAGLATLVTNEIKRGQNIHYKGQDKKHNEQVAGIGQLITPTLISMIASVGETELRVKKLPRVVILSSGDELVDIDQTPSPYQIRRSNNYTVKAVLTQHHIDADMLHLPDDELVIKKQLKTCLENYDVILLSGGVSMGKFDHIPKALEELKVEQLFYKVQQRPGKPFWFGKHNKGPLVFAFPGNPVATFMCLHRYFLPWLNASIGKKQKLALSAVLNSRISFHHPLKYFLQVKLQQNEYCQLVAIPVEGNGSGDFANLTDTDAFMELPLERNEFKKGEVFKVWPFA; encoded by the coding sequence ATGATTACTGTTGAAGAAGCCGAAAAAGTAATACTGGCACAGGCTGCAGACTATGGTGCAGAAATTATTCCGTTTGAACTTTCACTGGGAAGGGTGCTGGCTGAGAACATTAAGGCCGACCGGGATTTGCCGCCATTTAACCGGGTTACCATGGACGGGATAGCAGTTAACTATAACGCTATTGAAGACGGAGTATGTACTTTTAAAATAAAGGCAACCCAGGCAGCAGGGGATGAACCTGTTGATATTGAAGAACAGGATGAGTGCATTGAGATAATGACCGGGGCCATGTTGCCAGGATCAGTTGATACGATCATTCGTTATGAAGACCTTTCGCTGCGGGCCGGTTTGGCAACGCTGGTAACCAACGAAATAAAGAGAGGACAAAATATTCACTACAAGGGGCAGGACAAAAAACATAATGAACAGGTAGCCGGCATCGGGCAGCTGATAACCCCGACGCTAATCAGTATGATTGCTTCTGTTGGCGAAACTGAACTTAGGGTCAAGAAATTACCGCGGGTGGTGATCCTTTCTTCGGGTGATGAGCTGGTGGATATTGATCAAACCCCATCACCATACCAAATCAGGCGGTCAAATAATTACACAGTTAAAGCGGTACTAACACAGCACCACATAGACGCTGATATGTTGCACCTGCCTGATGATGAGCTGGTAATAAAGAAACAATTGAAAACGTGTCTTGAAAATTATGATGTGATATTGCTTAGCGGCGGTGTATCAATGGGTAAGTTTGATCATATCCCCAAAGCACTTGAGGAATTAAAAGTTGAACAGCTTTTTTATAAGGTTCAGCAGCGGCCCGGCAAGCCTTTTTGGTTCGGTAAACACAACAAAGGGCCGTTGGTATTTGCATTTCCGGGTAATCCGGTAGCTACTTTTATGTGCCTGCACCGGTATTTTTTACCCTGGCTAAACGCCTCTATAGGGAAAAAACAAAAGCTGGCATTAAGTGCAGTTTTGAATAGCAGAATTAGCTTTCACCATCCTTTAAAATACTTTTTGCAGGTAAAACTGCAGCAAAATGAGTATTGCCAATTGGTTGCGATCCCCGTTGAGGGAAACGGATCGGGGGATTTTGCTAATTTAACCGATACAGATGCATTTATGGAACTACCTTTAGAGCGAAATGAATTTAAAAAGGGAGAAGTATTTAAAGTGTGGCCATTTGCCTGA